Within the Phaseolus vulgaris cultivar G19833 chromosome 9, P. vulgaris v2.0, whole genome shotgun sequence genome, the region GTGTTACATATTTAGAAAGAGAGTTTATGATTCATAATGATTTTATTCAATTCAATCGCAATTATCTTTcataaattatgtttttgagaaaaatatttGTACATCTTGAAAAgctagtttatttattttaacattttaaacatCAAAAGTTATAGAATATGATTATTGAGGCTTCCGAGTTGTAACAAATATTAAAGGCATTTATACTAAATTTAAGTTTTGACAATAATTATCAACAaagtcataaaaataatatttatgcaATAGAATAAATCTAATTGTATTAAACTCAACcataaagttttatttattattaaaattatgaaaataggAAAGAAAAAGATGGACGTAGAGGAAAGGAAAGAGAAACATGGAGAATTGTTACATCAGGAAAGGAAAGATCATATCCAATCCTAATGTTACattaaagagaaagaaataaaCTTAAACTTTGGCTATGAAAGCCTTATTTTGTAGCATATTATGAGACCATGGTCTGAAGataaggtggttgatgatgATGGTGAACATGAGAGTGAGCCCTTCTTTAGTTTACAGGAAAAATGCCTCTAAGACATCGCCAACCATCAAGGATAGGCGTCACATCACCCAGAAGAATGTCATCATATCCATCTGAGTCAAATTTGATACGTACATAATTCTCTCCTTTGAAAAGATAAGCTTCAGATTCGATATGGGAAGCAAAACACGCATCAATTCCATTTTCAAAGATCGTATCTTTCAAAACAGGAAATCCATCAACAATGTTACGAATGTTGCCAACAAGCTGCTTGGAATCATAGGCTATGCGAGTATACTGATTGCCCTTGAATAAGTAAACTTCTTTTCCTTTGTTTGATCTGAATGCAGAATCTATGCCATTCTCAAACACTGTGTTTTTTAGGCCAGGAAACATTTCAGCAATTGTGGAAGGACCTGAGAGAATCTTGTCATTTGTTGTAGCTGGAGCATAGTCTATGTAGGCACAATATTTGGTTGAGAACACATATGCTTTACTCGCTTCAGTGTCAAAGGAACAGTCCATTCCAGGTTCTGCAAAGAACGTTGCTGCAAGTGATGGAAAACCACTACTAATTAAATGCAGATTAGTCAAAATCTTATCATCTGTTTTTCCGGGAGTGTATTGCACCCGCACATACTTATTCTTCACAAAGAAATAGACTTCATATTCTCTTGATGAACGGAATGCAGCATTGATGTAAGCCATCTTTCTTAACACAAGAAATAGAGGGATATATGATATGATTTGATATGAGGATGCTTATATTCCTATGAAAGACACCTATTTATAGTGTTTTTTAGTGTTTGTATTGGAAACTAAGATGAATACACTTATTTCTCCCTTAAAGTAAAGCACGTATAAGAAGTATGATCTAACAAACCTTCCTTTATAGGTGCAGCATGTCCTTTTTGTTGGCATcatctgttttttttattacatattattttaaattaaatggaAAACTTGTTTACTATTTGCATCGGAAACTACCAttaatattacaatttttttttgtaaaaataacCTTCtcaaaatagattttaaattgtCTTTTCGATTTATTTGATGTAAGAAATATTGGAAAATAAGATTTGAATAGAGTAGTAACACAAAAAATTATgtcttatatataaaaaactaattatatttaagtataatttttttaaaattgtgtaaaCTAAATAGAAAATCCCataatatatatagaaataaatattatatttatacataattaaaaatattgtgtaaactaaataaaaatttctattatatattattataggcAACACAAATAAACCTTGTGCTGTATGTGATTCGATACACTCATGGTCAcgaaattttgttttgataataagattaaatatgttttcttttacacaagtgtgttttaattttattttataattttgttttattgttttaaaatcacaaacgttgtttttattttattgtcagTATTATGTGaaacatataatttattttttttccagtcctttttaaattaaaaatattattttcaatcttTAGCATTTTATGACATTCCACTAATAATTAATGGGCTAAATTAAAAGCCAAGTGATAACAATTTgaagtaaaatatttattaatagaattttttttattttttttcaacaaaaaataaaattaattaaaacggGACACGTTAGGTGTCACAACCCATATAAAAAACAAGATACTTTCTTCTAGGCAAAATTTTCCCACAAAATAAATGCCAAAAAACCAGAATAATTGCTGCCATGACAGCATCTATACACTTTCAGCATAACAAAAATGTGCACCTACATCCCTACTAAAACTGCACCCAAAGAAGCATTTTTTACTAGAAAAGAATTTACCAACAACACCAAGACCAGCACCTATGGTTCAGCTCTATTGTTCACAGCTCCAACAAAGTTGCCATTCAGCATCTTTTAGTGTTTGTATATCAACAACATGATCTTGGGGCCGCTCTGGTAGAAGATAATGTAACATTGCATCTTTCCTTTGAGCCTGATGTTTTCCTTCCACTCTTTCACCATATagagtttcattttttttttatcgacaataataaattaataaatgcaagccacttcaggggtggttcaacccttatacaaaggAAACAAGAGATACCAAACCAACTACTAGCTAAAATCCTCAAACTAACAAACACAAGCACTAACCGGACATAGACTTAAACTACATCAAACAACCATTCTCATACACTCCAAAGGTACCATACACCAACTAGAAAAGGGACACAAAGCGGATCGAGATCTAACAttaatccaagaccaaacctttgcTTGCACCCGTGCACACACTTCAGACACATCAGCCACTCCCCTGTTGAAGATAATAAAATTCTTGTGGATCCAAATTTCACCCACCACCCCAACCCAAATTGTGCGCCACACTTCATTAACCGACTTTGAAGACTGGCACATCCTAAATTGTGCAAAGTTTAACACCGGATCAATATGGGACACAAACGCCACCCTCAACCACTCTAGGCAAAGGCACCAAACCCGCTAAGCAAATTTGCAATCGAAAAACAAATGGCGGTAAGACTCTTCCTCCTTCCCACACAAACAACACAAAAGGCTACCAACCAACACACCTCGCCTTTCCAAATTGGCCCTAGTAGCGATCTTATTCTCCAACATCCTCTAGGCAGTGACTAAAGTAGAAGGCACGACTTTACAGTTCCATAACTTACAGTATGTCGGGGAGAAAACAACCTCACAATCCCTCCTAAGAAGAGAATAAGCAGAACTAACAGAAAACGTCTGAAGACCCCCTGCCTTCCAAACCCACTTATCCGCTTCTCCCAGGACCAAGCTAACCTCAAGTAAAGCCTGATATAACTGATCCACCAAAGGTTTCTCCCATTCAAACAAAGACCTACACCATGCTAAATGCCAAACCCACACGCCATCAGACCAGGACCCAATCTCAGCCACCTTTGCATCTTTGATCGGACACATGGAGAACAGTCTCGGAAATACTCTCTTCAGCGCATCTTGACCTAGCCAGCAGTCCTCCCAGAAAAGAACATCCTTTCCATCACCAACTTTCCAACTAATCCCGTCTTCAAAACTACTACCCCACCCCTTCGAAACCCACACCTTTTTTAAGtctttccaccaaagagagCACCTACTGCTTTTCTCTTCCTCTCTAAAACTTCTCTAACCACCATATTTGGAGACAAGAATCTCTTTCCAAAGACCATCCTTATTCGAACCCAACCTCCATATCCACTTGCCTAACAAAGCCACATTAAAAGTCTTTAGATCAATTATACCAAGGCCCCCAAGTTCGCAAGGTTTGCAAACCTTCTCCCAGGAGGCCCAAACGATCTTCCTTCCTTTAGATCCCCAACCCTAAAGAAAATCCCTTTGAATCCTGACCAACTTGTTTGCCATCCCGGAAGGCAATTTAAACAGTGACATAAAGAATAACGGGATGGAAGAAAGAACAGACTTGATCAAACACACTCTCCCTGCCAACGACAAGCACTTACTTTTCCACCTGCTAAGCCTAGTCTTAACCTTCTCAATCACCCCATTCCAAAAGTCATCGCGTTTATGACTCCCACCAACAGGCAAACCCAAGTAAACAAAAGGAGAACCCATTACATCACACTTAAGGATATCTGCAAAACTCCGAAGCGAACCATGACTCAACCTCGTTCCGCCAATCCTACTTTTCACAAAGCCCAGAGACAAGTTCAAAAAATTGCAATATCGCCTTAATATTGAAAATGCTTTTGGTGTTAGCTTCACAGATAGAGTCTCATAAACCTTAACAATGTCACCATCATCAATCCGCCCCCAGCTAGCAGCAAAATCAGTCATAAAAACCAGCCGCTAGACCTTCCAAATTCTTTCTCTCTGCATTCTCCTCTGACATTTGTTAGTCTCAGCTCTCCTCCAGCTTTACCTGCACCAAGAAACACTACCTTCCTCACCTCTCAACTAATTCAAAGATACAATACATGCTGCCCATGACAATGATCGTAAGTAATTCATTCTATAATTATTGTTACAACCCAGGAATATATGCATTGAATATTGAAAATAGATTAGTTACATATTTATACGCTTATTTTGTTGCCATTTTAATATAGGTTAAAAGTGATAAAATCCAATCAGAAAAAGAGAATTtgacttttctttctttatgtttCATCCATATCCATGATTGTACTTGTGCCAAAGTAAAAATTTCCTCTACATCTATCTTTGCTTTGTTAAAAATAATCTTGTTTCTATGTTTCCATATACATCATACTACTGAGACCCAAAGGCTTTTCCATAATCTATTTCCTTCTTGATTAAAACATATGCAAGAGAATTGTTCGAAATGATAAATCAACTCATTGTGATTCACGGAACTAGTCCCCATCCAACTAAAGAACATATTCCGCACTTTATTTGATTCCTTACATGAAACAATGATGTGTGAAGTTGTCTCCTCCTCCCTCCAAAAAAAACCTATTAATAGAATGATATAATACGATAACAATTTAAAGTAAATAGAATGTCAATAAAATAAAcgtttgaataaataaataatatactttttacatatcttaaacatatttaacaaagaataaattcagcagaaaaaataagttaaataaatgactaaaaatagaatttaatCTGTATAAAATTggttaaaatatatgttttagtttttttaagtttcttCACAGTCTTCAAAATCTTTTCCTAGAAAAGTTGTAAGAAGAggatttcacaagttttgcagTAGTGCTAATACACTCTTAAACAATAttaattgagatttttttttctatcaataataaataaataaaataaaataaaacatagtGAATATTTAAacctttataaaataaatttacatcAAACAAAAATAGATAGAGAAAAGCATAGAAAAGCATGTAAAGAACTACAACCTATTAAGAGTTAACTACAATCCATTTAAATCCATTTAAGACCATCTAATAGTACAATAGTTACAAaggtggaaaaaaaaaacaattgggTTTACTGCAACAATGCTTAGGATCCTCCACTGACAAAATCAGATTAAATATTTTCAAGAGtacaacaattacaaaggtgacaaaaaaaaaacaattggaTTTACTGCAAGAGTGCTTTGGATCCTCCATTGACAAAAACAGATTAAATATTTTCAAGTCCAATTGAGACTAGTTTTGGAACTCAACCATTGCCATAACATATAACACCATAACTACATTGCATGAACATCATAGGCATAATTCACTCCATAGGTGGTATGTATGCATTCGATTTAATGTTACTATAAGGATGGTGAGATTGGtccttaatttttttgtttctctttaaTTGATAGTGTTGGGGTAGGCAGTAGGAGGTTTCATTTGGGTTTTTGTTGTATATGTGGAAATGTGCTCTTTGTCTTTATTGCTCCGTATGAGGGTTTGACCATCCTTAAATGAGTctgtttaatttaattgttcCTTACCGATAAAAAAAACTCCATAGTTCCTCCTTCCTCCAACATTTATAGAGAATGGTTTGGAATTACAAGTCATTCTAcaaaatgttataaaattttaaaaaattcaacataTAAACCATGATTGACACAAAAATCATTGTTTTTAtagaaattcaaataaacaTGACGATATACAAAAtcgttttttttatcagcaagcaaaaatgaataaatatatgaaccactttaggggtgatccaacccttatacagaacaACAAACCAACAACTCCTCATATTTCCCTTTACAACTTGTCAACAAGCCGACAAGACTAACAGAAATACAAAAGCGAACTAACACCACAAATCCAACctatttaaatagaaaaacCTGGAAACTCTCAATTACTTAATTAAAAACATACATGTCATAGGATCAAGGcaccaatcagaataagaaAAGCTAGTTGAGACAATTTTAGACGTAACGCGAGACTATACATTTAATTGCACCAAGGAGAAAACTTCATAAAGATCAATCACTCTgcctttaaaatatatatatttgttccTATGCTTCCAAATTTCACCAACAACTGCAACCCAAACACATCCCCACACTTCATTGACAATAACAGGTACATTCAACAACTTAAAATGTAATAAGTGTGAGACAGGATCATGAAGATTAACCGACACCAACCCCAACCAAGCGTAGCACAGGTTCTAAACCAGCCAAGCAAATCtacattcaaaaaaaaatatcgaGTTGACTCCACTTCCACTTCGCAAAAACAACAAAGGTTACTACTACCAACAACAATCCCTCATCTTTCCAAATTATCCTTAGAAACAATCGAATTAACCAGCACCCTCCAAACAGTAAATTGTGCTTAGGGCAAATCTTTAATCTTCCACAGGAAATCAAAGAAGGGCAAATTGACCTCTCAGAAGAACCTTTTAAAATCTTGTAAACAAATTTTACTAAGTACCCAAAAATCTTGTCGTCCTTCCAAATCCATCTATCATTGAATTCCGACACAGGATTCAAACCTTGCAACACCTGTAAAGGTTGAAATTCTTGATTCTTCTCCCATTCAAACAGACCTCTCCTCCAAACAAGCTTCCACTCCCAAGAACCATTAACCCACTCCTCAAACGACgaaattaaaatagatttattaTGACTCAATGAAAACATTCTTGGGAATTTTCTCTTCAGGTCTTCGTTACCCTAAGTATCTTCCCAAAACAAGACATCCTTCTCATTCTCAATTTTGCACTCAAAAcaatcatcatttttttttatcccaaTCCTCCATCCCCCAAACCCCCTTCGGATCTTTCCTCCACAGGGAATCCTTATTATTAATCCTTTGATCTTTCAAACTCCTCCAACCTCCATATTTAGACTCAAGAATCTCCTTTCACAGACCACCATTTTCAGAACACAGACGTCAAATCCATTTCCCCAGCAAGGCCACGTTGAAGAGCCTTAAGTTCAAAATACCAAGACCACCAACATCCTGTGGCTCACAAACCTTTTTCCAAGAAACCCAAGTGACCTTCCTCCCTTTCGAACCCCAACTCCACATAAAGCTTCTTTGTAATTTCTCAATCTCCTTCCACACCACAAGAGGCATCTTGTACaaagaaacataaaacaacGAGATAGAAGACAAAACCGATTTTATCAAACAGGTCCTTTCATCCAACGAGAGGTATATGCCTTTCCATCTACCCAATTTGCttttgattttatataaaattccAGCCCAAAACTCACCTCTCTTATGACACCCCCACAAGCATCCCCAGGTAATTAAAAGGAGATTTCATCACATTACAGTTAAGGATGGCTGCAAAATGTTGAACCACAGTATGATCAACACCCACACCACCAATTCTACTCATCAAGAAATTTACCTTAAGACTGGAAGCAAGCTCAAAGCAGTTCAAAAATGACTTTTAGGTTAAAGAAACTTTTAGGATTAGCTTCACAAAAGAAGAAAGTATCATCTGCATATTAGAGCATATTAACCTTAACCTTTTGAACTCCGATCTCCAGACTCTCGACCAAGTTCTTCTCTATTGCTTTCCTTGACACGTCTATCAAACCTTCTGCCACAatcagaaataaaaaatgtgctAAAGGGTTGCCTTAACGTAAGCCCCTCTTCGAAAAGAAAAACTCCTTAGATGGACTCCCATTCACAAGCACAAACAAAGAGAAAGATTTCATACAAGATTTTATCAAAATCATTATCTAATAAATCTTCATAGATAACGATTTGGAAAAAAATCTTTGTCTATTTAGTAGAGAACGATTTAGACCTTAAAAATCTTGGTTTATGAGCTTATTTAGAAGTCATCACGTTCTCTTCCTCCCTTGGAACTTTCttctaatatttaaaatcaaaagTAAAAAACGAAGGAAGAAggaattaaagaaaaacaagaagaaaaacagaaaataaactAGTTGTGTCCTAAGTGAGAGTGCAAGTGATACTTAGAGCCTCTTGGCGCACTCTCACTTTTTAATGCGTGAGTTAACTATTACAATGTTCTTAATGGTAATGTTTTGAGATCATTTTCCCAAACAacaaaagaaagcaagaaattaaaaactcAAAGGTTTCGCGATACTAAATcctattacaatttttttttcttcacttgTCAAATTCTTCCTTCActtggtattttttttattcttgaacCTTAATTGTTGCCATTTCCAAATAAGCATGGTTTGAGCACTGAATCACCAAGGATAAAAATTAGCTTCccaatttcaaaatcaaaattctACTCAAGATGAAATTCACTTAAGGAACccaataagtaaaaaataaagaaaaaacccAATTAAAAATTGCTAAACTTAAATGGAATTCATTTGACAACTTCAAAGAGTAATTTGAAGAcacaaaaaaagaaataaagctGGAAAAATTGTAAGCACACAAAATGGAAACCTAAGAATAACACTAGAATggatttcaaaacaaaaattctaGAATAATTTGTTTGTGCACCCTAGATGGTTTAGAGTTGCATTGAATCTAAGGAGGCTCAATTGCAACAATAGTTAGActctttgtttttctatttacaccttATTCTAATTGACTCAATACATGACCCGTTAAAATTGGCCCAAAATATGGCCCAAGAAAATTACCCAAATACAAGTCTAAAATAAAGCCTATACTACTCtatacaatatttataaaactaGATATAAATGGAAGAACAAACAATAATTaatagtcttttagagactaatttaaaatgtaa harbors:
- the LOC137821611 gene encoding albumin-2-like → MAYINAAFRSSREYEVYFFVKNKYVRVQYTPGKTDDKILTNLHLISSGFPSLAATFFAEPGMDCSFDTEASKAYVFSTKYCAYIDYAPATTNDKILSGPSTIAEMFPGLKNTVFENGIDSAFRSNKGKEVYLFKGNQYTRIAYDSKQLVGNIRNIVDGFPVLKDTIFENGIDACFASHIESEAYLFKGENYVRIKFDSDGYDDILLGDVTPILDGWRCLRGIFPVN
- the LOC137822292 gene encoding uncharacterized protein, coding for MTDFAASWGRIDDGDIVKVYETLSVKLTPKAFSILRRYCNFLNLSLGFVKSRIGGTRLSHGSLRSFADILKCDVMGSPFVYLGLPVGGSHKRDDFWNGVIEKVKTRLSRWKRFKGIFFRVGDLKEGRSFGPPGRRFANLANLGALRSFREEEKSSRCSLWWKDLKKVWVSKGWGSSFEDGISWKVGDGKDVLFWEDCWLGQDALKRVFPRLFSMCPIKDAKVAEIGSWSDGVWVWHLAWCRSLFEWEKPLVDQLYQALLEVSLVLGEADKWVWKAGGLQTFSVSSAYSLLRRDCEVVFSPTYCKLWNCKVVPSTLVTA